The Leadbetterella byssophila DSM 17132 DNA window CTTGATGTTCTTTACTTTTAGGACGCCAGCTGCCGCTAAATCTGTGAATCTGCCGGGTGTGGCAACCACCATGTCACAGCCTTGCATTAGTTCTGCGGCTTGAGATTTCATATTTACCCCACCGTAAACACCCACCACGTCAAAACTCATGTAAGTACTCAAGGCTTTGGCACTTTCTACCACTTGCATTACTAGCTCTCTCGTTGGGACCAATACCAGGATTTGTGGAAGTTTGTCTTTGCTAAAGGTCCACATTCTTAGTAAGGGAAGGAGGTAAGCAAAGGTTTTACCTGTGCCCGTACGGGCTATACCTGCAAGGTCTCTTCCTGACATGAGGACGGAGAATACCTTCTCCTGAATAGGAGTAGGAGAAGAAAATTGTAAATCCTCTAAAGCTCGTAAGAGTGGCTTGTTCAGATTGAGTTCGCTGAATTGCATATTACAAATGGAATAATTTACAAAATTACTCAGATCTTGTGTATATTGGTGTCGACAAATCCTTGATTTAATCTCATGAAAAAAATTCTTTTACTGCTTCTCATTCCTTGTCTTACCTTTGCACAGAAATCTGTTTCCCTTTTTAACGGTAAAAACTTAGACGGATGGATAGTCTACGGAACCGAAAAATGGTATGTAGAAAATGGACTTTTAGTCTGTGAAAGTGGGCCGGACAAAGGTTATGGTTATTTGGGTACTGAAAAATCTTATAAAGATTTTGAGCTCACTTTAGAATTTTTGCCGGAAGCTAATGGAAATAGTGGTGTTTTTTTTCATTCCAGTATCGAAGGCACCAGAGTAAGTGGATGGCAGGCTGAGGTGGCTCCTCCGGGTCATTTCTCAGGTGGGATTTATGAGTCCTATAAAAGGGGATGGTTAATTAAGCCTGATCCTTCGAAAGATAATGTGAAGATGAATGCCTGGAACAAGATGAAGATCCGTGTGAAGGGAGATGAGGTGACAACTTGGGTAAATGGAGTGCAGATGGTGTACTTGAAAGACCAGGTCTTTGCTGATTCAGATGGAAAGATTGCCCTTCAGATTCATGACGGAGGTGGAATCAAGGTAAAGTGGAAGAATTTAAAGTTGAAAAATTTATAATATAATGGCAGCAGAAAACGCAGATAAGTTAAAAATACTTCAGTCAACACTGGATAAATTAGACAAGTCCTTTGGAAAAGGTACGGTAATGCGCTTGAGTGATACGAAAGTGCTTGACGTTCCTGTAATTTCCACCGGGTCTTTAGGTTTGGACTTGGCCTTAGGGGTAAATGGTTTGCCAAAAGGTAGGGTGATTGAAATCTACGGACCGGAATCTTCCGGTAAAACTACCTTAGCCATGCATGCCATAGCAGAAGCGCAGAAGCAAGGTGGAATAGCTGCATTTATAGATGCAGAACATGCATTTGATAGAGTGTACGCTGAGAAACTAGGTATTGATACTAAGAACTTACTGATTTCTCAACCGGATTATGGTGAGCAGGCGCTTGAGATTGCTGAACATCTTATTGCTTCAGGAGCTATAGATATTTGCGTGATAGACTCAGTTGCAGCCCTTGTTCCAAAAGCTGAATTAGACGGTGAAATGGGAGACAGCAAAATGGGTCTTCAGGCTCGTTTGATGTCGCAAGCCTTGAGGAAATTGACGGGTACGATAAATAAAACGGGTTGTACCTGTATCTTTATTAACCAGCTGAGAGATAAAATCGGAGTCATGTTTGGTTCTCCTGAGACTACTACCGGTGGTAATGCCTTGAAATTCTATGCTTCTATACGTATAGATATCCGT harbors:
- a CDS encoding 3-keto-disaccharide hydrolase, whose protein sequence is MKKILLLLLIPCLTFAQKSVSLFNGKNLDGWIVYGTEKWYVENGLLVCESGPDKGYGYLGTEKSYKDFELTLEFLPEANGNSGVFFHSSIEGTRVSGWQAEVAPPGHFSGGIYESYKRGWLIKPDPSKDNVKMNAWNKMKIRVKGDEVTTWVNGVQMVYLKDQVFADSDGKIALQIHDGGGIKVKWKNLKLKNL
- the recA gene encoding recombinase RecA is translated as MAAENADKLKILQSTLDKLDKSFGKGTVMRLSDTKVLDVPVISTGSLGLDLALGVNGLPKGRVIEIYGPESSGKTTLAMHAIAEAQKQGGIAAFIDAEHAFDRVYAEKLGIDTKNLLISQPDYGEQALEIAEHLIASGAIDICVIDSVAALVPKAELDGEMGDSKMGLQARLMSQALRKLTGTINKTGCTCIFINQLRDKIGVMFGSPETTTGGNALKFYASIRIDIRRIGQIKDNEGNIIGNRTRVKVVKNKVAPPFKVIEFDIMYGEGVSKSGEVLDLAVDLDIIKKSGSWFSYGADRLGQGRDAVKALIKDNPELMADIEEKIKATVAGNADALMDKSGSIEE